One genomic region from Pseudoduganella dura encodes:
- a CDS encoding sensor domain-containing protein → MNPHEPLLPPASHSVPKTDSRSNARSAFPANPRSDPTADRTSQSWFDAKSHPAADPGQPHALGHESHLASEALDLIARLVAALELTPLVAVSSIDREGRIRFCNTACAELSGVAGEAALGQPMQALFSRGEREAEHDALVEEAWRTGRHSPTGDWQVRTAGGRELWLYSTLVPVFHEGTLTQIFCMDVDVTSRKRNEDALAAAGTNFRQLFQKSDDAILLVSGGLIEEANPAALRLFKCPGAATFVGRRLADFSPLQQPGGALSEPAARQLEEQAYAQGNCRYDWRYLDCAGNLFWAEVLMTSVTLDHEYLFYVVVRDISERKSAERTLYLGAQVFENSRDAILLTDHQRHVISINRAYSAITGFGSDDMLGKPLSVYRSGVEDETFFRHVWDEIEATDHWQGEIWSRRKSGELFPAWLALTAIRDSHDQVSNYMAIVSDITERKRSEEQTRHLAEHDFLTDLPNRVLLLDRLSLALSAARRKGSMLAILFLDLDRFKQINDTLGHQVGDQLLKEVAARLLKCVRKVDTVSRQGGDEFVIILADIGGIDHAAHVAATIRQAICQPYGIGAHELHVSTSIGVAIFPSDGDDIDTLVKNADTAMYHAKQGGRNNFQFFSAEMNERIVERASFEQGLRRALAEGQFELAFEPELDIATGALVAAEALIRWRHPELGLLLPERFLGVAEEAGLMVPIGNWVLREACRRARRWMDAGTPLVVAVNLSPAQFIGRDLIDNVRDALAEAGLEPGCLELELTEAIIMKGGNATAGTLDGLRELGVRLSLDDFGTGWSRLEQLKDYPIGKLKIAQAFMRGGGNETVIRTIIAMARSLRMTVIAEGVETPGQLAFLREEGCDLYQGRQAEAALREGGLDGLLR, encoded by the coding sequence ATGAACCCGCACGAGCCCCTTCTTCCTCCCGCTTCGCATTCCGTCCCGAAAACGGATTCGCGATCCAATGCCCGATCCGCTTTCCCCGCCAATCCCCGATCCGACCCCACGGCCGATCGCACGTCGCAATCCTGGTTCGATGCCAAATCCCATCCCGCGGCGGATCCCGGGCAACCCCACGCGCTTGGGCACGAATCGCACCTGGCAAGCGAGGCGCTCGACCTCATCGCGCGCCTCGTCGCGGCTCTCGAACTGACGCCGCTGGTGGCGGTCAGCAGCATCGATCGCGAAGGCAGGATCCGCTTTTGCAATACGGCATGCGCCGAACTGTCCGGCGTGGCGGGGGAAGCGGCGCTCGGCCAGCCAATGCAGGCCCTGTTTTCACGCGGCGAGCGCGAAGCGGAACACGATGCGCTGGTCGAAGAGGCCTGGCGCACCGGCCGGCATTCTCCCACCGGCGACTGGCAGGTGCGCACCGCCGGCGGCCGCGAGCTGTGGCTGTATTCGACACTGGTGCCGGTGTTTCACGAAGGCACGCTGACGCAGATCTTCTGCATGGATGTCGACGTTACCTCCCGCAAGCGCAACGAAGACGCGCTGGCCGCAGCAGGCACCAATTTCCGCCAGCTGTTCCAGAAGTCCGACGATGCGATCCTGCTGGTGAGCGGCGGCCTGATCGAGGAAGCGAATCCCGCCGCGCTGCGCCTGTTCAAGTGCCCTGGCGCGGCCACGTTCGTGGGCCGCCGGCTGGCCGATTTCTCGCCGCTGCAGCAGCCCGGCGGTGCATTGTCCGAGCCGGCCGCGCGCCAGCTCGAGGAGCAGGCATACGCCCAGGGCAACTGCCGCTACGACTGGCGCTATCTCGATTGCGCCGGCAACCTGTTCTGGGCCGAAGTGCTGATGACGTCCGTCACACTGGACCACGAATACCTGTTCTACGTGGTGGTGCGCGACATTTCAGAGCGCAAGAGCGCCGAGCGTACGCTGTACCTTGGGGCGCAGGTGTTCGAGAACAGCCGCGATGCGATCCTGCTGACGGACCATCAGCGCCACGTCATCTCGATCAATCGCGCGTATTCCGCGATCACCGGGTTCGGCAGCGACGACATGCTGGGCAAGCCGCTGTCCGTGTACCGCTCCGGTGTCGAGGATGAAACCTTCTTCCGCCACGTGTGGGACGAGATCGAGGCCACCGACCACTGGCAGGGTGAAATCTGGTCGCGCCGCAAGAGCGGCGAACTGTTCCCCGCGTGGCTGGCGCTGACGGCGATCCGCGACAGCCACGACCAGGTCAGCAACTACATGGCCATCGTGTCCGACATCACCGAGCGCAAGCGCTCGGAAGAACAGACGCGCCACCTGGCCGAGCACGATTTCCTCACCGATCTGCCGAACCGCGTGCTGCTGCTGGACCGGCTGTCGCTGGCGCTGTCCGCCGCGCGCCGCAAGGGCAGCATGCTGGCGATCCTGTTCCTGGACCTGGACCGCTTCAAGCAGATCAACGACACGCTGGGTCACCAGGTGGGCGACCAGCTGCTCAAGGAGGTGGCGGCGCGGCTGCTGAAATGCGTGCGCAAGGTCGATACCGTCAGCCGGCAGGGCGGCGACGAGTTCGTCATCATCCTGGCCGACATCGGCGGCATCGACCACGCGGCCCACGTGGCGGCGACGATCCGGCAGGCGATCTGCCAGCCGTACGGGATCGGCGCGCACGAGCTGCACGTGTCCACATCGATCGGCGTGGCCATTTTTCCCAGCGACGGCGACGATATCGATACCTTGGTCAAGAATGCCGACACGGCGATGTACCACGCCAAGCAGGGCGGCCGCAACAACTTCCAGTTCTTCAGCGCCGAGATGAACGAGCGCATCGTCGAACGCGCGTCGTTCGAGCAGGGCCTGCGCCGCGCACTGGCCGAGGGGCAGTTCGAACTGGCATTCGAGCCCGAGCTCGATATCGCCACCGGCGCGCTGGTGGCGGCGGAAGCGCTGATCCGGTGGCGGCACCCCGAGCTGGGCCTGCTGTTGCCGGAACGCTTCCTCGGCGTGGCCGAAGAAGCGGGTTTGATGGTCCCGATCGGCAACTGGGTGCTGCGCGAAGCCTGCCGCCGGGCGCGCCGCTGGATGGATGCCGGCACGCCGCTGGTGGTGGCCGTCAACCTGTCGCCGGCGCAGTTCATCGGGCGCGACCTGATCGACAATGTGCGCGACGCGCTGGCGGAGGCGGGGCTCGAACCCGGCTGCCTGGAACTGGAACTGACCGAGGCGATCATCATGAAGGGCGGCAATGCTACCGCCGGCACGCTGGACGGCCTGCGCGAGCTGGGCGTGCGCCTGTCGCTGGACGATTTCGGCACCGGCTGGTCGCGTCTGGAACAACTGAAGGACTACCCGATCGGCAAGCTGAAGATCGCCCAGGCATTCATGCGCGGCGGCGGCAACGAAACGGTGATCCGCACCATCATCGCGATGGCGCGCAGCCTGCGGATGACGGTGATCGCCGAAGGCGTGGAAACGCCCGGGCAGCTGGCATTCCTGCGGGAAGAAGGATGCGACCTGTACCAGGGGCGGCAGGCGGAAGCGGCGTTGCGCGAGGGCGGGCTGGATGGCCTGCTGCGATAG
- a CDS encoding endonuclease/exonuclease/phosphatase family protein — protein sequence MQEEIRFATFNVCNLAPPGAKLYDNLEPLTPAGYDAKADWIAQQLDHLDADVIGFQEIFSQAALRDVLSRTRKYRDALHAGFDPDPHAHRLTPSVAIVSRLPLAGTPGIYANFPKDVPCDSGNPDSDRFARAPLHVQVVLPGARIVDVVVVHLKSRRPDYRNGDSGEDPLHYALASLRSLVWRGTEAVALRVLLSKMMREARRPCVVLGDFNDTADAVTTTIVLGSGGTRSVAGNEGTRGMAGDGGPHSVTGNAMNGSHGSGGGPQAEERRGRLYDSNQIQLRQDHLRHVGYTSIHEGHYSTIDHVLVSEEFNRNSPRAIGEVIDVSYFNDHLRLERPEASDHGQVLVRMRLY from the coding sequence ATGCAGGAAGAAATTCGCTTTGCCACTTTCAACGTCTGCAACCTCGCCCCGCCCGGCGCGAAATTGTACGACAACCTCGAGCCCCTGACCCCGGCAGGCTACGACGCCAAGGCCGACTGGATCGCGCAGCAGCTCGATCATCTCGACGCGGACGTGATCGGCTTCCAGGAGATTTTCTCGCAGGCGGCATTGCGCGACGTGCTGTCCCGCACCCGCAAGTACCGCGATGCGCTGCATGCCGGTTTCGACCCCGATCCGCACGCGCACCGGCTCACGCCCAGCGTGGCCATCGTCTCGCGCCTGCCGCTGGCCGGCACGCCGGGCATCTACGCCAATTTCCCCAAGGACGTGCCGTGCGATTCCGGCAACCCGGATTCCGACCGTTTCGCCCGCGCGCCGCTGCACGTGCAGGTGGTACTGCCCGGCGCGCGGATCGTGGACGTGGTGGTGGTGCACCTGAAATCGCGCCGCCCCGATTACCGCAACGGCGACAGCGGCGAGGATCCGCTGCACTACGCGCTGGCCAGCCTGCGCTCGCTCGTGTGGCGCGGCACCGAGGCGGTGGCGCTGCGCGTGCTGCTGTCGAAGATGATGCGCGAAGCGCGCCGCCCCTGCGTGGTGCTCGGCGACTTCAACGACACCGCCGATGCCGTCACCACGACGATCGTGCTGGGGAGTGGAGGCACCCGCAGCGTGGCGGGAAATGAAGGCACCCGCGGCATGGCAGGTGACGGCGGTCCCCACAGCGTAACCGGCAATGCAATGAATGGGAGCCATGGCAGCGGTGGCGGCCCGCAGGCCGAGGAGCGCCGCGGCCGGCTGTACGACAGCAACCAGATCCAGTTGCGCCAGGATCACCTGCGCCACGTGGGCTACACCAGCATCCACGAGGGGCATTACTCGACGATCGACCATGTGCTCGTCTCCGAGGAATTCAACCGCAACTCGCCGCGCGCGATCGGCGAAGTGATCGACGTCAGCTATTTCAACGACCACCTGCGGCTGGAGCGGCCGGAAGCCTCGGACCACGGGCAGGTGCTGGTGCGGATGCGGCTGTATTGA
- the ybaK gene encoding Cys-tRNA(Pro) deacylase, with the protein MAKKEHISETPATALLKQHKVPFSEHPYDYEEHGGTSVSARALGVDEHHVVKTLVMQDEAARPLIVLMHGDRKVSTKNLARNIGCKSVEPCKPDVAQRHSGYMIGGTSPFGTRKALPVYVEASILELETIYINGGRRGFLVGIAPRVLTEVLAARPVACALAD; encoded by the coding sequence ATGGCCAAGAAAGAGCACATTTCAGAGACCCCGGCAACCGCGCTGCTGAAGCAGCACAAGGTGCCGTTCAGCGAACATCCGTACGACTACGAGGAACATGGCGGCACGTCCGTATCGGCACGCGCGCTCGGCGTCGACGAGCACCACGTCGTCAAGACGCTGGTGATGCAGGACGAAGCCGCCAGGCCGTTGATCGTGCTGATGCACGGCGATCGCAAGGTGTCGACGAAAAACCTGGCGCGCAACATCGGCTGCAAATCCGTCGAACCGTGCAAGCCGGACGTGGCGCAGCGCCATTCCGGCTACATGATCGGCGGCACCTCGCCGTTCGGCACCCGGAAAGCATTGCCGGTGTACGTGGAAGCGTCGATCCTGGAACTGGAAACAATTTATATCAATGGCGGCCGGCGCGGTTTCCTGGTGGGCATCGCGCCGCGCGTGCTGACCGAGGTGCTGGCGGCCAGGCCCGTCGCCTGCGCACTGGCCGACTGA
- the plsY gene encoding glycerol-3-phosphate 1-O-acyltransferase PlsY, which yields MTTILLAIAAYLIGSISFAVVVSKVYGLSDPRTYGSGNPGATNVLRSGNKGAAIWTLVGDAFKGWLAVWLTVRYASELGIGDNTIALVALAVFIGHLWPVFFRFEGGKGVATALGVLLALNVWLGLATLATWLVVAYAFRYSSLAALLAAVFAPFYYGLLFGIEPQLFAVLVMCGLLVWRHAKNIGNLMAGKESRIGSKSKGAAAGAKKK from the coding sequence ATGACTACCATCCTGCTGGCGATTGCCGCCTACCTGATCGGCTCGATCTCTTTTGCCGTTGTCGTGAGCAAGGTGTACGGCCTGTCCGACCCGCGCACCTATGGCTCCGGCAATCCCGGCGCCACCAATGTGCTGCGCAGCGGAAACAAGGGCGCCGCGATCTGGACCCTGGTCGGCGACGCCTTCAAGGGCTGGCTCGCGGTCTGGCTGACGGTCCGCTACGCCAGCGAGCTCGGCATTGGCGACAACACCATCGCCCTGGTGGCGCTGGCCGTCTTCATCGGCCACCTGTGGCCCGTGTTCTTCCGCTTCGAGGGCGGCAAGGGCGTGGCCACGGCGCTGGGCGTACTGCTGGCGCTGAACGTGTGGCTCGGGCTGGCCACGCTGGCGACCTGGCTGGTGGTGGCCTATGCGTTCCGGTATTCGTCGCTGGCCGCGCTGCTGGCCGCCGTGTTCGCGCCGTTCTACTACGGCCTGCTGTTCGGCATCGAGCCGCAACTGTTCGCCGTGCTGGTGATGTGCGGCCTGCTGGTCTGGCGCCATGCGAAAAACATCGGCAACCTGATGGCCGGCAAGGAAAGCCGCATCGGCAGCAAGAGCAAGGGCGCCGCCGCCGGGGCAAAGAAAAAGTAG
- a CDS encoding DsbA family oxidoreductase — MSISVDSKPADATPAEATTVAAPATSTPIRIDFVSDISCPWCAVGLKSLETALARIPEAAVEFHFQPFELNPDMEAEGQDITEHIAEKYGSTPAQQEQSREMLRQRGAAVGFTFAMDKRGRIYNTFDAHRLLHWAEGEGRQHALKHALLEAYFTNGEDPSSHDVLLRAAERVGLDSGAARQVLESDRYADDVRMLEQYWQQAGVRSVPAIVINQRHLISGGQTPDVFEGALRQIMEGK, encoded by the coding sequence ATGTCAATATCCGTCGATTCAAAGCCCGCCGATGCAACGCCCGCCGAGGCAACGACCGTCGCAGCCCCCGCCACATCGACGCCCATCCGCATCGATTTCGTTTCCGACATTTCCTGCCCCTGGTGCGCGGTCGGGCTGAAATCGCTGGAAACCGCGCTGGCGCGCATTCCCGAGGCCGCCGTCGAATTCCACTTCCAGCCTTTCGAGCTGAACCCGGACATGGAGGCGGAAGGGCAGGACATTACCGAGCACATCGCCGAAAAATACGGCAGCACGCCGGCGCAGCAGGAACAGTCGCGCGAGATGCTCCGCCAGCGCGGCGCGGCGGTCGGCTTCACGTTCGCGATGGACAAGCGCGGCCGCATCTACAACACGTTCGATGCGCACCGGCTGCTGCACTGGGCCGAGGGAGAAGGGCGCCAGCACGCCCTGAAGCACGCACTGCTCGAAGCCTACTTCACCAACGGCGAAGACCCGAGCTCGCACGACGTGCTGCTGCGCGCGGCCGAACGGGTGGGCCTGGACAGCGGCGCCGCGCGGCAGGTGCTGGAATCGGACCGCTACGCCGACGACGTGCGCATGCTCGAGCAATACTGGCAGCAGGCCGGCGTGCGCTCGGTGCCGGCCATCGTCATCAATCAGCGCCACCTCATTTCCGGCGGCCAGACGCCCGACGTGTTCGAGGGCGCGCTGCGGCAGATCATGGAAGGAAAGTAG
- a CDS encoding DUF427 domain-containing protein, whose amino-acid sequence MPKAIWNGAIIAEAADNEVEIVEQNVYFPLERVRREYLKDSSHTTLCPWKGVASYYDVEVDGQLNRNAAWYYPAAKEAAKAIEGRIAFWHGVEVSR is encoded by the coding sequence ATGCCGAAAGCCATCTGGAACGGCGCGATCATCGCCGAGGCCGCCGACAACGAGGTGGAAATCGTCGAGCAGAACGTGTATTTCCCGCTCGAGCGCGTCAGGCGCGAATACCTGAAGGACAGCAGCCACACGACGCTGTGCCCGTGGAAAGGCGTGGCCAGCTATTACGATGTCGAGGTCGACGGGCAACTGAACCGCAACGCGGCATGGTATTACCCGGCGGCCAAGGAGGCGGCCAAGGCCATCGAGGGCCGCATCGCGTTCTGGCACGGCGTCGAGGTCAGCCGCTGA
- a CDS encoding metal-dependent hydrolase has protein sequence MDNVTHTFVGLGIGELVQRSLPAERDEARQRTRHRLLLTACAAASNFPDLDLFLTHLLPAPLGYLLHHRGHTHTLLYALPQALLLLAALWLLWPNARRLLRDSGTARLGLGLAIVLGFLLHMSMDFLNSYGIHPLYPFDPRWFYGDLVFIVEPVFWIAFGVPLALAIPRRPLRLLALAALALFLAVVTWRGYLGPMSLAGLLAIGGAIAALRITRTQSRRALALSALVSVAFIAVQGGASSAGRARVEGALQAIDPASRVLDVAMTAFPAQPLCWSFVAIEENAAQGSYRIRRGMLNLAPDLLAHCPASLAEPGASATGSAGVSLASAWQGSLATLQTLAKNDCHVNAWLRFARMPAVDADVASDLRFSSTPRGNFTSMDLAAAGREPCGNVPRWGYPRADLLGAALH, from the coding sequence GTGGATAATGTCACCCATACCTTCGTCGGCCTGGGCATCGGCGAACTGGTGCAGCGCTCGCTGCCGGCCGAGCGCGACGAGGCACGGCAGCGCACGCGCCACCGGCTGCTGCTGACCGCCTGCGCCGCCGCCAGCAATTTCCCCGACCTGGACCTGTTCCTCACGCACCTGCTGCCCGCGCCGCTGGGCTACCTGCTGCATCACCGGGGCCACACGCACACGCTGCTGTACGCGCTGCCGCAGGCCTTGCTGCTGCTGGCGGCGCTGTGGCTGCTGTGGCCGAATGCACGGCGCCTGCTGAGAGACAGCGGCACCGCCCGGCTCGGACTGGGCCTGGCCATCGTGCTGGGCTTCCTGCTGCACATGTCGATGGATTTCCTGAATTCGTACGGCATCCACCCGCTGTACCCGTTCGACCCGCGCTGGTTCTACGGCGACCTGGTATTCATCGTCGAACCCGTGTTCTGGATCGCGTTCGGCGTGCCGCTGGCGCTGGCGATCCCGCGCCGGCCGCTGCGCCTGCTGGCGCTGGCCGCGCTGGCGCTGTTCCTGGCGGTGGTCACGTGGCGCGGCTACCTGGGTCCGATGTCGCTCGCCGGCCTGCTCGCGATCGGCGGCGCCATCGCGGCACTGCGCATCACCCGCACGCAAAGCCGGCGTGCGCTGGCATTGTCCGCCCTGGTGTCGGTGGCGTTCATTGCCGTGCAGGGCGGCGCGTCGTCGGCGGGGCGGGCAAGGGTGGAAGGGGCGCTGCAGGCGATCGACCCGGCGTCCCGCGTGCTGGACGTGGCGATGACGGCCTTCCCCGCGCAGCCGCTGTGCTGGTCGTTCGTCGCCATCGAGGAAAACGCGGCGCAGGGCAGCTACCGCATCCGCCGGGGCATGCTGAACCTGGCACCGGATCTGCTGGCCCATTGCCCGGCGTCGCTGGCCGAGCCCGGCGCAAGCGCTACCGGATCGGCCGGCGTGAGCCTGGCTTCCGCATGGCAGGGCAGCCTTGCCACGCTGCAAACACTGGCGAAGAACGATTGCCACGTCAACGCGTGGCTGCGCTTTGCCCGCATGCCGGCTGTCGATGCCGACGTGGCCAGCGACCTGCGCTTCTCGTCCACCCCGCGCGGCAATTTCACGTCGATGGACCTGGCCGCGGCCGGCCGCGAGCCGTGCGGCAATGTGCCGCGCTGGGGCTATCCGCGCGCCGACCTGCTGGGCGCCGCGCTACACTGA
- a CDS encoding ion transporter, whose amino-acid sequence MSDRPVTDRPAKEPAPPERSADPQQLYGKPAGGWREELYEVIFESHTRKGQIFDLVLIGAILLSVATVVLTSIAPVARAYGPWLVASEWVFTLLFTIEYIARLLCVKRPDRYARSFFGIIDLMSVVPSYVSLFIPGSHVLLDVRILRLLRIFRILKLTLYIQEYSMLGSALMASRRKILVFLSVVCLVVFLMGTVMYVVEGPQHGFTSIPTAVYWAISTMTTVGFGDLVPKTDIGRTIASCMMLLGWGILAVPTGIISSEISHQRGMRAMSARICTRCLAPGHEAAARFCKSCGEALPQETS is encoded by the coding sequence ATGAGCGACCGTCCCGTCACCGACCGTCCGGCCAAGGAACCGGCGCCACCCGAGCGCTCGGCCGATCCGCAACAGCTGTACGGCAAGCCCGCCGGCGGCTGGCGCGAGGAGCTGTACGAAGTCATCTTCGAATCGCACACGCGCAAGGGGCAGATCTTCGACCTGGTGCTGATCGGCGCGATCCTGCTGTCCGTCGCCACCGTGGTGCTGACTTCGATCGCGCCGGTCGCGCGCGCCTATGGCCCGTGGCTGGTGGCATCCGAGTGGGTGTTCACGCTGCTGTTTACGATCGAATACATCGCTCGGCTGCTGTGCGTGAAGCGGCCGGACCGCTATGCGCGCAGCTTCTTCGGCATCATCGACCTGATGTCGGTGGTGCCCAGCTACGTCTCGCTGTTCATTCCCGGCTCGCACGTGCTGCTCGATGTGCGGATCCTGCGCCTGCTGCGCATCTTCCGGATCCTGAAGCTCACGCTGTACATCCAGGAATACAGCATGCTGGGCAGCGCACTGATGGCCAGCCGGCGCAAGATCCTCGTGTTCCTGTCGGTGGTATGCCTGGTCGTGTTCCTGATGGGAACGGTGATGTACGTGGTCGAAGGGCCGCAGCACGGCTTCACCAGCATCCCCACGGCCGTCTACTGGGCCATTTCGACGATGACCACGGTGGGCTTCGGCGACCTGGTGCCGAAGACCGACATCGGCCGGACCATCGCTTCATGCATGATGCTGCTGGGCTGGGGCATCCTGGCGGTGCCGACCGGCATCATCAGCTCCGAGATCTCGCACCAGCGAGGCATGCGCGCGATGAGCGCGCGCATCTGCACGCGCTGCCTGGCGCCCGGCCACGAGGCCGCCGCGCGCTTCTGCAAGAGCTGCGGCGAGGCGCTGCCGCAGGAGACGAGCTAG
- the tsaD gene encoding tRNA (adenosine(37)-N6)-threonylcarbamoyltransferase complex transferase subunit TsaD, which yields MIVLGVESSCDETGLALYDTGRGLLSHALHSQVAMHEEYGGVVPELASRDHIRRAIPLLQQTLKGAGMAAAGIDAIAYTQGPGLAGALLVGSSIACSLGLALDKPVLGIHHLEGHLLSPLLASDPPEFPFVALLVSGGHTQLMRVDGVGQYELLGETLDDAAGEAFDKSAKLLGLGYPGGPAISRLAEFGDPAAYKLPRPMLHSKDLNFSFSGLKTAVLTVVKNRGAANVCEQSKADIARGFVDAIVDVLVAKCVAALKQTGLKRLVIAGGVGANSQLRAALDAAAAKKRFRVYYPELEFCTDNGAMIAFAGAMRLSINPAAARREYGFNVRPRWPLDELRTV from the coding sequence ATGATCGTTCTCGGCGTTGAATCTTCCTGTGACGAAACCGGCCTGGCCCTGTACGACACCGGCCGTGGCCTGCTGTCGCACGCGCTGCATTCGCAGGTGGCGATGCACGAGGAGTATGGCGGCGTGGTGCCGGAGCTGGCGTCGCGCGACCATATCCGCCGCGCCATCCCGCTGCTGCAGCAAACGCTGAAGGGGGCAGGCATGGCGGCCGCCGGGATCGACGCCATCGCGTACACGCAGGGCCCCGGCCTGGCGGGCGCGTTGCTGGTCGGTTCGTCGATCGCATGCAGCCTCGGCCTGGCGCTGGACAAGCCGGTGCTCGGCATCCACCACCTGGAAGGCCACCTGCTGTCGCCGCTGCTGGCGTCCGATCCGCCCGAATTCCCATTCGTGGCGCTGCTGGTTTCCGGCGGCCACACGCAGCTGATGCGGGTCGATGGCGTGGGCCAGTACGAACTGCTGGGCGAAACGCTGGACGATGCCGCCGGCGAGGCGTTCGACAAATCGGCCAAGCTGCTGGGCCTGGGCTACCCGGGCGGGCCGGCCATTTCGCGCCTGGCCGAATTCGGCGATCCGGCAGCCTATAAACTGCCGCGGCCGATGCTGCATTCGAAAGACTTGAACTTCAGCTTTTCCGGCCTGAAGACGGCCGTGCTGACCGTGGTGAAGAACCGGGGGGCGGCCAATGTATGCGAGCAGAGCAAGGCCGACATCGCACGCGGCTTCGTCGATGCGATCGTGGACGTGCTGGTGGCGAAATGCGTTGCGGCCCTGAAGCAGACGGGCCTGAAACGCCTCGTCATCGCCGGTGGCGTGGGCGCGAACAGCCAGCTGCGCGCCGCGCTGGACGCGGCGGCAGCCAAGAAGCGTTTCCGCGTGTATTACCCCGAGCTGGAGTTTTGCACCGATAACGGCGCGATGATCGCCTTTGCGGGCGCGATGCGGCTGTCGATCAATCCGGCCGCGGCGCGCCGCGAATATGGATTCAATGTGCGGCCGCGCTGGCCGCTGGACGAACTCAGGACCGTCTGA
- the nirD gene encoding nitrite reductase small subunit NirD has protein sequence MPEHWKLVCKVKDIPPGGAHHVPRGLAWQELPGVAVFRTVDDRIYALLDSCPHKGALLSQGMVLGEHVECPQHQWNIALETGCAVAPEQGCTRRYTVKVEDGKIYLDLLELNAPASRAEAALAGTYGVAPLVGTYI, from the coding sequence ATGCCCGAACACTGGAAACTGGTTTGCAAGGTCAAGGATATTCCGCCCGGCGGCGCGCACCACGTGCCGCGCGGCCTGGCGTGGCAGGAGCTGCCCGGGGTGGCCGTGTTCCGCACGGTCGACGACCGCATCTATGCGCTGCTCGACAGCTGCCCGCACAAGGGTGCGCTGCTGTCGCAGGGGATGGTGCTCGGCGAGCATGTGGAATGCCCGCAGCATCAGTGGAATATCGCCCTGGAAACGGGCTGCGCCGTGGCGCCCGAACAGGGTTGCACGCGACGCTATACCGTGAAGGTGGAGGACGGCAAGATCTACCTGGACCTGCTGGAGCTGAACGCGCCGGCCAGCCGCGCGGAGGCGGCGCTGGCCGGCACCTACGGCGTGGCACCGCTGGTCGGCACCTATATATAG
- a CDS encoding 3-deoxy-7-phosphoheptulonate synthase, with amino-acid sequence MTALDLENINVTSFASMPTPAELHARLPMTDTAFATVTKGREDLRNILDRKDKRLFVVVGPCSIHDPVAGLDYARRLKALQEEVKDTMLLVMRVYFEKPRTTTGWKGYINDPFMDDSFRVDIGMEKARQFLLDVCELGLPTATEALDPISPQYLGDLIAWTAIGARTTESQTHREMSSGLSTPVGFKNGTDGDISIAINAILSAANPHAFLGINGEGNVAVVRTRGNAYGHVVLRGGDGRPNYDSVSVTIAEQSLAKAKLPANIVVDCSHANSYKKPELQPLVMTDVINQLVHGNRSLVGVMIESNIVAGNQKIPADLAELKYGCSVTDACIDWETTAQMLKSADAELRRRP; translated from the coding sequence ATGACTGCCCTCGACTTAGAAAACATCAACGTTACCTCGTTCGCGTCCATGCCCACGCCGGCCGAACTGCACGCCAGGCTGCCGATGACGGACACGGCGTTCGCCACCGTCACCAAGGGCCGCGAAGACCTGCGCAACATCCTCGACCGCAAGGACAAGCGCCTGTTCGTCGTGGTCGGCCCCTGCTCGATCCACGATCCGGTGGCCGGCCTGGACTATGCCCGCCGCCTGAAAGCGCTGCAGGAAGAAGTAAAGGACACGATGCTGCTGGTGATGCGCGTGTATTTCGAGAAGCCGCGCACGACCACCGGCTGGAAGGGCTACATCAACGATCCGTTCATGGACGATTCGTTCCGCGTGGATATCGGCATGGAAAAGGCGCGCCAGTTCCTGCTGGACGTGTGCGAGCTGGGCCTGCCAACGGCCACCGAGGCGCTCGATCCGATCTCGCCGCAATACCTGGGCGACCTGATCGCCTGGACCGCGATCGGCGCGCGCACCACCGAATCGCAGACGCACCGCGAAATGTCGTCCGGCCTGTCGACCCCGGTGGGCTTCAAGAACGGCACCGACGGCGACATCAGCATCGCGATCAACGCGATCCTCTCGGCCGCCAACCCGCACGCGTTCCTGGGCATCAATGGGGAAGGCAACGTGGCGGTCGTGCGCACGCGCGGCAATGCCTATGGCCACGTGGTGCTGCGCGGCGGCGATGGCCGCCCGAACTACGATTCCGTATCGGTGACGATCGCCGAGCAATCGCTGGCGAAGGCGAAGCTGCCGGCCAATATCGTGGTCGACTGCTCGCATGCGAACAGCTACAAGAAGCCGGAACTGCAGCCACTGGTGATGACGGACGTGATCAACCAGCTGGTGCACGGCAACCGGTCGCTGGTGGGCGTGATGATCGAGTCCAACATCGTGGCCGGCAACCAGAAGATCCCGGCCGACCTGGCCGAGCTGAAATACGGCTGTTCGGTGACGGATGCCTGCATCGACTGGGAAACCACGGCGCAGATGCTGAAATCGGCGGACGCGGAACTGCGCCGCCGGCCGTAA